Proteins encoded in a region of the Chryseobacterium piperi genome:
- the hisD gene encoding histidinol dehydrogenase — protein MFIHRYPQKSTWAELIRRPVLKKEEVSEIVSDIFKKVEREGDQALLEFSKKFDSADIGSISVSQDEIEEAETLVSEELKKAIQVAKENITLFHASQETEIQKIETMKGVVCWRENRAVEKVGIYIPGGTAPLFSTVLMLAVPAQLAGCKEIVLCTPPDKSGTINPAILYTAKLCGITRIFKTGGAQAVAAMTIGTESVPNVYKIFGPGNQFVVAAKEYAQNYGVAIDMPAGPSEVLVIADEYAVPAFCAADLLSQAEHGSDSQVVFITTDLAILNETIEEIHSQVEKLPRNEFAQQSLDNSHFILLNTVEEAVSLSNLYAPEHLILALNDFEKYIPAVQSAGSVFLGNYSCESAGDYASGTNHTLPTNGFARNYSGVSLDSFVKKITFQHLSKQGLQNLGKTIKIMAEAEGLSAHKNAVSIRLK, from the coding sequence ATGTTTATACACAGATACCCGCAGAAGAGTACCTGGGCAGAATTGATCAGACGCCCGGTTCTTAAAAAAGAAGAAGTCTCGGAAATTGTTTCCGATATCTTTAAAAAAGTTGAAAGAGAAGGAGATCAGGCGTTGCTTGAATTCAGTAAGAAGTTTGATTCTGCCGATATAGGAAGTATTTCCGTTTCACAAGATGAGATAGAAGAGGCTGAAACGTTAGTGAGTGAAGAGCTGAAAAAGGCAATTCAGGTGGCTAAGGAAAATATTACATTATTTCATGCTTCACAAGAAACTGAAATTCAGAAAATAGAAACGATGAAAGGGGTTGTTTGCTGGAGAGAAAATCGCGCTGTAGAAAAGGTAGGAATCTATATTCCAGGAGGAACAGCACCTTTGTTTTCAACAGTTCTGATGTTGGCTGTTCCTGCTCAATTGGCAGGATGTAAGGAAATTGTTCTTTGTACTCCACCTGATAAAAGCGGTACAATTAATCCCGCTATTCTTTATACTGCAAAACTTTGTGGGATTACGAGAATATTTAAAACCGGCGGTGCGCAGGCTGTTGCTGCAATGACCATTGGTACGGAAAGTGTTCCCAATGTATATAAAATATTCGGACCTGGAAATCAATTTGTTGTGGCAGCAAAAGAATATGCTCAAAACTATGGAGTGGCAATTGATATGCCGGCCGGCCCCAGTGAAGTTCTCGTCATAGCAGATGAATATGCGGTTCCTGCATTTTGTGCTGCTGATCTTCTTTCTCAGGCTGAGCACGGCAGTGACAGCCAGGTTGTTTTTATTACTACGGATTTAGCGATTTTAAATGAAACGATTGAAGAAATTCACAGCCAGGTAGAAAAGCTTCCGAGAAATGAATTTGCACAACAATCTCTTGATAATAGTCACTTTATACTTTTGAATACAGTAGAAGAAGCGGTCAGCTTAAGTAATTTATATGCTCCCGAGCACCTTATTCTGGCTTTGAATGATTTTGAAAAATACATTCCGGCTGTACAAAGTGCGGGCTCCGTTTTTTTAGGAAATTATTCCTGTGAAAGTGCCGGAGATTATGCAAGTGGAACCAATCATACACTTCCTACCAACGGGTTTGCAAGAAATTATAGTGGTGTTTCTTTAGACAGTTTTGTAAAGAAAATCACTTTTCAGCACTTATCAAAACAGGGATTACAAAACTTAGGAAAAACTATTAAAATAATGGCAGAAGCTGAAGGATTATCAGCCCATAAAAATGCCGTTTCCATTCGATTAAAATAA